GAAATGTTTATGTGATGATAAATGAAACAGAATAACTAACTAACAATTAACAGGTTTGTTCGGAAATAGGTGCCGCATGCTTACTTTACAAAGACATTGTGCGCCGCTTTATAGCTAACTGGGATTTCCTCGCCCGTTTTCTGAATGGAAACGGTAACAGGGCCTTCAAATGGATCGTGCTTTAAAACCGTGACCTGCTGTCCAATCTTGAGCGGTGTATCATGCAAATAAACTAATAAATCATGATTATCAATAAATCGCTCAATCGTAACCGTTGTGCCATCCTGCGTATCTGCTAAACTCACATGACTGTCTTCCTGATAATGACCATCCTTATCGGGAATCGCGCCACCATGCGGACAATGCGTCGGATTGCCTAAAAAGGCTTCCAAAGAATCCACTAGTCGTTCACTGGTCACATGCTCCAGCACTTCCGCTTCCGTATGCACGTCTGGCAAATCATAATCCAATTTATCAACTAAGAAATCTTCCCAGATTCGGTGCTTGCGAACTAACGTTTCAGCGTAGCGAATGCCTTTCTTTGTTAACGAAATCCCAGCATACGGGGTATGCTTAGCCAAGCCTTCCTGAACTAATTTACCGACCATCTCCGTTACAGAGCCGGCCGCGATGTCTAAACTTAAGGCAATTTGCTTATTCGACACCTTTTTTTTCGTACCACCAAGCTCGAAAATAATTTTTAAGTAATCTTCCTTCATGGGGGTCATGAATATTCTTCACCTCAACTAAATAGTTACTTCTGATTCTCTCTAATATAATTCTAACATCTTACTACAATTGAGACACCAGTTCTAGTCTCTAATAACGACAAAGCTTTGAAATAATTGCCTAATCGTGACATAATTAATTGTAGCGCAAAATAACCAATTTGGTTACTAATTTAGAAACGTGCTTGTTCAACTAAGGAGGAACCGCATCGTGAATGATGATGCTCAATTATCAATTACGCAATTGGATAGTTCTTTGCAGCACAAGGCAGTTGAAGACTTTGCCGCATTCTACTTACCACTTTTTGACGCTAACAACCTTGAAATGATGTCCAACTATGATGTTGCCAGCTATATGACAGACATCAATGAACACCTTACTTACGGCCGCTACATGACCAAGGCTCAGCGCTTGAGTGACACCGTTAGTTTTTCATTTACCGCCTACGTCAACTTGATTGATCGACTCGATCAACAATACTTTACTAGTGGTAATCCAGCACTACCATGGAATGAATGGTTAGCCGCCAAGTTTGCTCAAACTGCGACATCTTAACAATTCCTACTTAATTAACGCGCGCTACTCGTGATTATTTCATATAGAAGTAGAATTAATACTAAATGAAAGACAAGCACCACGCGTACTTATAGATTATTTAAAGAGATTGAGTTGATACTCGGTCTCTTTTTTGTTGATAACCACACTGATAGATTACGTTTTAACGTACGAAAGTACAAAAAAGCCCCAAGCTTTCCCGCAGCACTTGGGACCTCTGGTAAATATCATCACCGGGCGATTGAAGACTACTACTAGTTTCAATTACACGTTGTTTTATGCACGATTACTACCTAGTTCTAGCTAGGCATCTCTCAGCGCTTATTCGCGCTCCGTTGTAAATCCTTTTGCAAAGTTAAACTTCAAAACACGACCAACATGACAACGGTCAACCCAGCCATAAGATCGGTTGACGAACGGGAAACTTAAATGCCCAAGTGACTTACCGACATTTACCAACTTAAATTTAACATTAATTAATCGGTTACACAAGCTGAAGGTTGCTAGCGCTCTGACTTAACGGGATAAAGTCGATAATGTGGCGTCTCATCTTGAATATAACAATAAAGCTGTTGTGTCTTCGCTTCGTCAAAATATCCCAACTTGACCATGTGGTGACCATCCCGTTCTTCGATTCCTTGAAAAGCCGTCATCATAAAGATGCGCATCATTTCCATTTGGTTATTATACCCATCGGCCCGCTCGACAGCCGCTGCCAGTGTAAAACCCTCGTCTAACATCATCTTGATAAAATGAACACGCATCAGCATACCATACGAATAACGATGCGTGGTATTCTTCTCACTCACTTTAAGACTATGAATATAATTTTTCTGTTCCCAGTAACGTAGCTGTGTCTGAGAGACGCCGGTCATCTTCGCCAAATCGCTAATTCCGATTGTGAATTGATGCTTACCCAGCTGTTCTTTAAATTTCTTAAAAAATACACCGTCTTCTTGCTTATCCACGGGTCAACCTCTTTTCTAACATTTTCAATACTCAGTATATTATTTTTAATATTAATGTCAAGCTTGTTGACAAAGTCGATAAATCCGATTATATTAGACAACGTACTTTTTTAGAGAGAAGGGATTTACTTGTCAACTCCTGTTGATACGCATGGGAAGCCTTATAACCGTGGCTTGCTCATTGCAGTTTTATTAGTTGGTACTTTTTGTACCGTTCTTAATCAAACGATTTTAACCACTGCCTTCCCAACGTTGATGAAAGATTTCGACATCACAACGTCGACCGTGCAATGGTTAACAACCGGGTTTATGTTAGTCAACGGGATTATGATTCCCGTTAGTGCGTGGTTAAGTTCACGGATTTCCACTAAATGGTTATATCTTTCCGCAATGGCCATTTTCGAAGTGGGTACTATTATCTGTTGGACAGCACCAAACT
This Lactiplantibacillus plantarum DNA region includes the following protein-coding sequences:
- a CDS encoding metal-dependent transcriptional regulator; the protein is MTPMKEDYLKIIFELGGTKKKVSNKQIALSLDIAAGSVTEMVGKLVQEGLAKHTPYAGISLTKKGIRYAETLVRKHRIWEDFLVDKLDYDLPDVHTEAEVLEHVTSERLVDSLEAFLGNPTHCPHGGAIPDKDGHYQEDSHVSLADTQDGTTVTIERFIDNHDLLVYLHDTPLKIGQQVTVLKHDPFEGPVTVSIQKTGEEIPVSYKAAHNVFVK
- a CDS encoding MerR family transcriptional regulator, yielding MDKQEDGVFFKKFKEQLGKHQFTIGISDLAKMTGVSQTQLRYWEQKNYIHSLKVSEKNTTHRYSYGMLMRVHFIKMMLDEGFTLAAAVERADGYNNQMEMMRIFMMTAFQGIEERDGHHMVKLGYFDEAKTQQLYCYIQDETPHYRLYPVKSER